From a region of the Thermococcus sp. 21S7 genome:
- a CDS encoding DMT family transporter, translated as MDGVILGVLAALGSAVSWAASTILIKVGMREKSPVAANIFRLYAVAVMFAVVFWINGTFSQIAQLSPTLLAVAFVSGLFGFVIGDYFYLNALKMMGVSRTVPITSTYPLWAILWAFLFLGRRISPQVIIGAVLVVTAIVVVRRAEEEERIDPKGFVFALLAPLSWSFAILTMDWLTSSIDVLPLAGIRMMFAAVGVSLFLPKYGAEVRRITLKEALLLIGAAVTGLMLGQYLFVYSINQVGSQIAAPVSAVNPIIASALAIALLREPPNKKILEGLVLAVLGVILISTA; from the coding sequence ATGGACGGCGTAATCCTCGGTGTTCTGGCTGCGCTGGGCTCTGCCGTTTCATGGGCGGCCTCCACCATACTGATAAAAGTCGGCATGAGGGAAAAAAGCCCCGTCGCTGCCAACATATTTCGGCTCTATGCCGTTGCGGTGATGTTCGCCGTTGTGTTCTGGATAAACGGCACTTTCTCCCAGATAGCCCAGCTCTCCCCGACCCTCCTGGCGGTCGCCTTCGTTTCGGGTCTCTTTGGCTTCGTTATCGGTGATTACTTCTACCTCAACGCTCTCAAGATGATGGGCGTCTCAAGGACGGTCCCAATAACCTCCACGTACCCCCTCTGGGCCATACTATGGGCGTTCCTTTTCCTAGGCAGGAGGATAAGCCCCCAGGTGATAATCGGGGCAGTTCTCGTCGTCACAGCCATAGTGGTTGTCCGACGGGCGGAGGAGGAAGAGAGGATTGATCCCAAGGGATTCGTATTCGCGCTCCTCGCCCCGCTCTCATGGAGCTTTGCAATCCTGACTATGGACTGGCTGACGAGTAGCATAGACGTCCTTCCCCTAGCAGGGATAAGGATGATGTTCGCGGCGGTTGGAGTCTCCCTCTTCCTGCCCAAGTACGGGGCAGAGGTGAGGAGGATAACCCTGAAGGAGGCCCTTCTTCTCATCGGCGCGGCAGTTACTGGTCTAATGCTCGGCCAGTACCTCTTCGTATACTCAATAAACCAGGTGGGCTCCCAGATAGCCGCCCCTGTATCCGCGGTGAACCCGATAATAGCCTCCGCCCTAGCCATAGCCCTCCTGAGGGAGCCGCCGAACAAGAAGATACTGGAGGGCCTCGTCCTGGCGGTTCTCGGAGTGATACTCATCTCGACGGCATGA
- a CDS encoding DUF120 domain-containing protein, with amino-acid sequence MKRIEMLILLARKGALGKKIKITLRELANELGISPQSVLRLLEEMEEEGLVEKEVIGRKTYVEISHEGLTFLESLCDAISEALYNGIIIGEVISGIGEGAYYVRQYAHLIREYLGFEPYPGTLNVRVLFPKTVFDAFCGVRPVILPGFVKEGRTFGDVKAYRVQMGDVEGAIVIPSRTVHPPRIAEIVAPVCLREALGLRDGDRITIRVVKG; translated from the coding sequence ATGAAGAGGATAGAAATGCTCATACTGCTCGCCAGAAAGGGAGCGCTTGGAAAAAAGATAAAAATCACCCTTAGGGAACTTGCCAACGAGCTGGGAATCTCTCCCCAGTCGGTTCTCAGGCTCCTGGAGGAAATGGAGGAAGAGGGGCTCGTGGAAAAGGAGGTAATCGGGAGGAAAACGTACGTGGAGATCAGCCACGAGGGCCTGACCTTCCTTGAGAGTCTCTGCGATGCCATTTCGGAGGCCCTTTACAACGGCATAATAATCGGCGAGGTAATCTCTGGAATAGGCGAGGGCGCGTACTACGTTAGGCAGTACGCCCATCTGATAAGGGAGTACCTGGGATTCGAGCCGTACCCCGGAACGCTCAACGTCAGGGTGCTGTTTCCAAAGACCGTGTTCGATGCTTTCTGCGGCGTTAGACCCGTAATCCTTCCGGGTTTCGTGAAGGAGGGGAGGACCTTCGGTGACGTCAAAGCCTATCGTGTTCAGATGGGTGACGTTGAGGGAGCGATAGTAATTCCATCACGGACGGTCCACCCCCCCAGGATAGCCGAGATAGTTGCCCCGGTCTGTCTGAGGGAAGCCCTTGGACTGAGGGACGGAGACAGGATAACTATCAGGGTCGTGAAAGGATGA
- a CDS encoding endonuclease V: MINEFKGKLRKIERVQEKLASRIEERPLRLEDVKTVAAVDVAYRGEGARAAFVLCSYPDCEVLRTRVIETEVPFPYIPTFFFLRETRPVLLALRGEEFDLLLVEGHGKAHPRGYGLACHIGLLIGKPVVGVAKRPLLGVSEKDFRKVGKAYVSVGHLLDLESAVRLIEPLLEGGYPKPLRLADRLSKRGGL; encoded by the coding sequence GTGATTAATGAATTCAAGGGAAAACTCAGGAAAATCGAACGAGTCCAAGAAAAGCTGGCATCGAGGATAGAGGAAAGACCGCTCAGACTGGAGGATGTAAAAACCGTCGCGGCGGTCGATGTTGCCTACCGAGGGGAGGGTGCCAGGGCGGCCTTCGTTCTCTGTTCTTACCCAGACTGCGAAGTTTTGAGGACGAGGGTCATTGAAACTGAGGTTCCTTTCCCCTACATACCCACCTTCTTTTTCCTGCGCGAGACCCGACCCGTCCTGCTGGCCCTCAGAGGGGAGGAATTCGACCTCCTCCTGGTGGAAGGGCACGGAAAGGCGCATCCCAGGGGATACGGACTGGCCTGCCACATCGGTCTGCTTATCGGAAAGCCCGTGGTAGGGGTCGCCAAGAGGCCCCTGCTGGGGGTCTCGGAGAAAGACTTCCGAAAGGTGGGAAAAGCTTATGTAAGCGTCGGCCATTTACTCGATTTAGAATCTGCGGTGAGGCTCATCGAGCCCCTGCTTGAGGGAGGCTATCCAAAGCCGCTCAGGCTCGCCGACAGGCTATCGAAGAGGGGAGGCCTATGA
- a CDS encoding haloacid dehalogenase — protein sequence MELKTIIEEIRTVLDEKDALREEALRLTREIVRLSGDAIKALHRGEADKASHRLKLAGEKVKSLRKKLMEHPDIYFTGYVQSAHQEFVEASLFFAYITDGRFPSPSELGVPHADYALGIGDFIGELRRRFLILLLEGDMEGAEEVYRFMEAIYEELMTLEYPKGLVNIRGKQDQARHILERTLEDLTRAKLSRKLEEKLETAIADK from the coding sequence ATGGAGCTGAAGACCATCATAGAGGAGATAAGAACAGTGCTGGATGAGAAGGACGCGCTGAGGGAGGAAGCGCTGAGACTAACGAGGGAGATAGTTCGCCTGAGCGGGGATGCCATAAAGGCCCTCCATCGCGGCGAAGCCGATAAAGCCTCCCATCGCCTCAAACTTGCCGGCGAGAAGGTAAAGAGCCTGAGGAAAAAGCTCATGGAGCATCCAGACATATACTTCACGGGCTACGTCCAGAGCGCCCATCAGGAGTTCGTTGAGGCCAGCCTGTTCTTTGCATACATTACGGACGGGAGGTTCCCCTCCCCCTCCGAGCTGGGGGTTCCGCATGCGGACTACGCTCTGGGGATAGGCGACTTCATCGGAGAGCTGCGGAGGCGCTTCCTGATACTGCTCCTGGAGGGAGATATGGAGGGCGCCGAGGAGGTCTACCGTTTCATGGAGGCTATCTACGAGGAACTCATGACGCTTGAGTATCCAAAGGGGCTCGTGAACATCAGGGGCAAGCAGGATCAGGCCAGGCACATCCTTGAGAGAACCCTTGAGGATTTGACGAGGGCAAAGCTGAGCAGGAAGCTGGAAGAGAAGCTGGAGACCGCGATTGCCGACAAATAA
- a CDS encoding PRC-barrel domain-containing protein has protein sequence MVMRLSRLYGKQIYNTKGYYIGYVDEILIEIDRGHAKILALGLPGEKVGVPYDRVTAIGDIILVKAREE, from the coding sequence ATGGTGATGCGCCTCTCAAGGCTCTACGGAAAGCAGATATACAACACCAAGGGCTACTACATCGGCTACGTTGACGAGATACTGATCGAGATTGACAGGGGACATGCCAAGATACTCGCCCTGGGACTTCCCGGGGAGAAGGTGGGCGTGCCCTACGACAGGGTCACCGCTATTGGGGATATAATACTGGTAAAGGCCAGGGAAGAATGA
- a CDS encoding DHH family phosphoesterase translates to MRVLILGGGAIGRSVADSLRGEFEVIIIEKNQLRAKALEDSGFQVVQGDFSYTATLLKAGIDKAELVIIATMDVDTIKKTVYVIRTNNKEVPILTVLPDEVSLDDLVSQINEEFEADVKVDYAISPRSALKDAMVKTVMMLGEKKNANLLVRKLKELKSKNDSLLIVMHDNPDPDAIASATALSVIAQALGFRTQIVYGGDVTHHENRAFVNLLGVDIRKISRGSYELKRYPVIALVDCQPNGNLTVLEGSDYEKIKILIDHHQILQHLQDLLPKDAFLDIRPEVNSSSAILAEYLRTLNISVTPVLGTALFYGIYIDTKKFSKLSHVDLKAIEFLAGKVDYELLDKIEHPDISTETAEILAKAIMNRRIYKNVVVSNVGFITNRDAIAESADFLLRLEGITTVLVFGIVDDRIEISARTRDVRVNIGTVLREAFGDIGSGGGHAQSGGARIPLGIFKLAKDKSSLLRLAEEAITEKFLEALKVKEG, encoded by the coding sequence ATGCGGGTGCTCATACTCGGAGGTGGCGCAATCGGCCGTTCGGTGGCAGACTCCCTCAGAGGGGAGTTTGAGGTTATAATCATCGAGAAGAATCAACTCCGTGCAAAGGCCCTTGAAGACAGCGGTTTTCAGGTTGTTCAAGGTGATTTTTCCTACACCGCGACCCTGCTGAAGGCGGGTATTGACAAGGCCGAGCTTGTTATAATTGCCACGATGGACGTTGACACCATAAAGAAGACCGTCTACGTTATAAGAACCAACAATAAGGAGGTTCCCATTCTAACGGTTCTCCCCGATGAGGTAAGCCTCGATGACCTCGTCTCGCAGATAAACGAGGAGTTTGAGGCCGATGTCAAGGTTGACTACGCGATTTCTCCGAGGAGCGCCCTTAAGGATGCTATGGTAAAGACCGTTATGATGCTTGGAGAAAAGAAGAACGCCAACCTTCTAGTGAGAAAGCTCAAGGAGCTTAAGTCCAAGAACGACTCCCTCCTCATCGTCATGCACGACAATCCCGACCCAGATGCCATAGCCAGCGCAACTGCCCTCAGCGTCATAGCGCAGGCCCTTGGTTTTAGAACCCAGATCGTCTACGGGGGAGACGTAACCCACCACGAGAACAGGGCCTTCGTCAACCTCCTCGGCGTTGACATAAGGAAGATTTCTCGCGGCTCCTACGAGCTCAAGCGCTACCCGGTGATAGCCCTCGTGGACTGCCAGCCCAACGGGAACCTGACGGTACTGGAAGGCAGCGACTACGAGAAAATAAAAATACTCATTGATCACCACCAGATACTTCAGCACCTGCAGGATCTCCTGCCGAAGGATGCGTTTCTTGACATACGGCCCGAGGTGAATTCTTCATCCGCCATACTGGCCGAATACCTCCGCACCCTCAACATATCAGTCACACCGGTTCTCGGAACGGCCCTCTTCTACGGCATCTACATAGACACCAAGAAGTTCTCCAAGCTGAGCCACGTTGACCTCAAGGCCATCGAGTTCCTGGCGGGCAAGGTTGACTACGAACTCCTTGACAAGATAGAGCACCCCGACATAAGCACTGAGACGGCCGAGATACTGGCCAAGGCCATAATGAACCGCCGCATATACAAGAACGTCGTCGTCAGCAACGTCGGCTTCATCACGAACCGCGACGCCATAGCCGAGTCTGCTGACTTCCTCCTCCGGCTGGAGGGCATAACGACGGTTCTGGTGTTTGGAATCGTTGACGATAGGATAGAGATATCCGCGAGAACCCGTGATGTCAGGGTCAACATCGGAACAGTTCTCAGGGAGGCGTTCGGCGACATAGGCAGCGGCGGAGGACACGCGCAATCCGGCGGCGCCAGAATCCCGCTTGGAATCTTCAAGCTCGCGAAGGACAAGAGCTCGCTGCTGAGACTGGCGGAGGAGGCCATAACAGAAAAGTTCCTTGAGGCTTTAAAAGTTAAAGAGGGTTGA
- a CDS encoding methionine adenosyltransferase, protein MAEKVRNIVVEELMRTPVEMQKVELVERKGIGHPDSIADGIAEAVSRALSREYIKRYGIILHHNTDQVEVVGGRAYPKFGGGEVIKPIYILLSGRAVEMVDREFFPVHEVAITAAKDYLRKAVRHLDIENHVVIDSRIGQGSVDLVGVFNKAKENPIPLANDTSFGVGYAPLSETERIVLETERLLNSDEFKRKYPAVGEDIKVMGLRKGNEIDITIAAAMVDSEVANPDEYMAVKEAIYEAAKGVAEAHTERKVNIYVNTADDPEKGIYYITVTGTSAEAGDDGSVGRGNRVNGLITPNRHMSMEAAAGKNPVSHVGKIYNLLSMLIANDIAEQVEGVEEVYVRILSQIGKPIDEPLVASVQVIPKKGYHLETIQKPAYEIADAWLADITKIQKMILEDKLSVF, encoded by the coding sequence ATGGCTGAGAAGGTTAGGAACATAGTTGTTGAGGAACTCATGAGGACTCCGGTTGAGATGCAGAAGGTTGAGCTCGTCGAGAGGAAGGGAATCGGCCACCCGGACAGCATTGCCGACGGCATAGCCGAAGCCGTCAGCAGGGCGCTCAGCAGGGAGTACATCAAGAGGTACGGCATCATACTCCACCACAACACCGACCAGGTCGAGGTCGTCGGTGGAAGGGCCTACCCGAAGTTTGGGGGCGGTGAGGTCATCAAGCCGATATACATCCTCCTCTCCGGAAGGGCCGTCGAGATGGTTGATAGGGAGTTCTTCCCCGTTCACGAGGTTGCCATAACGGCGGCGAAGGACTATCTCAGGAAGGCGGTTAGACACCTCGACATCGAGAACCACGTCGTCATTGACTCCCGCATAGGCCAGGGAAGCGTTGACCTCGTTGGAGTCTTCAACAAGGCCAAGGAGAACCCGATTCCGCTCGCCAACGACACCAGCTTTGGAGTCGGCTACGCCCCCCTCAGCGAGACGGAGAGGATAGTCCTCGAAACCGAGAGGCTCCTCAACAGCGACGAGTTTAAGAGGAAGTACCCGGCGGTCGGTGAGGACATCAAGGTTATGGGTCTCAGGAAGGGCAATGAGATAGACATCACCATCGCGGCCGCCATGGTGGACAGCGAGGTTGCCAACCCGGACGAGTACATGGCAGTGAAGGAGGCCATCTACGAGGCCGCCAAGGGCGTCGCCGAGGCCCACACCGAGAGGAAGGTCAACATCTACGTCAACACCGCCGACGACCCGGAGAAGGGCATCTACTACATAACCGTCACTGGAACCAGTGCGGAAGCTGGAGACGACGGTAGCGTTGGTAGGGGCAACCGCGTCAACGGCCTCATCACCCCGAACAGACACATGAGCATGGAGGCCGCCGCTGGAAAGAACCCGGTCAGCCACGTTGGAAAGATTTACAACCTCCTCTCGATGCTCATCGCCAACGACATCGCCGAGCAGGTTGAGGGCGTCGAGGAGGTCTACGTCAGGATACTCAGCCAGATAGGCAAGCCCATCGACGAGCCGCTCGTCGCGAGCGTTCAGGTTATCCCGAAGAAGGGATACCACCTTGAGACCATTCAGAAGCCGGCCTACGAGATAGCGGATGCATGGCTCGCGGACATAACGAAGATACAGAAGATGATACTGGAGGACAAGCTCAGCGTCTTCTGA